In Xiphophorus maculatus strain JP 163 A chromosome 9, X_maculatus-5.0-male, whole genome shotgun sequence, the genomic window TCTTTCAATTACTTTATGTGTATCATGCAGTATTTataatattaacattattattattactattagtAGTAATATGTTATGTAGTATCTGGTTGCAAATTATTGGCGCTAAAATACTACATAGAAAGACACAACAAGGTTAGGACTTGCATGCACAAGGCATTATGCCAGAGGATGGGTGTAAGTACAATTGACAAGTGGTATGAGCACAGGACTGAGAAAGaagatagaatagaatagatagcatttattgtcattgaacagaattcaacgaaatttccattgcagctcccgtgcaaaaggtcaaatatatacagtataaataagcaaacacacaataataataataacaatatatacaactaaattaactaaaggcactcaaccatccaaagaagtagcagcaggtccaattatggcaaagtacagataatgtgacagtgcaaagtgcagaacagtgtGGTTGACAATGAGGATTATATTGTAATGTGGAGCGATACCCGCTCTAAAAATCATACCTGTGCCATTTCTACAAAGCAGCCAGACCTTATGCTGTAAGaataacaaaatatgtaatttgCTTGATGTGTTTATCCCAGATGACAATAACATCTTAAAGAAAATGGCAGAGAAAATAACAGGCTAGAATCTTGAGATAGAAGTCAATTGCatgtggaacaaaaaaaacctgagttAGGCCACTTGTAATTGAAGCGTTAGAAACAATTAAAAGATTGCAAGAGCAACTGGAAAACCTCCCATGCAGAGTAGGTGCCAAAGAAATGTGCTGGTAGGGAGCTCTCGCATACTTCAACGGGTACTTGGCTGAACACCTGTCTGAGACTAAACCTGAGGGACCTTTTTGGCCTGGTGAATAAACCTGAAATAAGGGAAGAatgttgagaaaataaaaatgataagaaCAAATGCTAAATGcaacattaaaaagtaaattggCCCATTTACAGCTACAATGTCTGAGAGTCCAATAGAAATGTTAAATCAGCTTTCACCATAAATGTTTCCTGCAGATTTTAGATTGTGAATCAGAGCATCTTTCCTTGCAGTAGGTTCCTGGAATGCCTCATCCTGCACATTGCCATGTACATGCTCAAGCACATATTTTCACAGGCCATCAGGCTGGCAGCAAAACAATACCCCTGGAGAAATGTGGAAGTCTCTGCCTTGTTCAAGGGCACTTCAGAATTGGGTTTAGGTTGATGTGTAGTGTTAGTTTTTGACTTGATTTTGGTCTTGTCTTACCACAGGACCTTCTTTCACACAAATGGATGGTTAAATTGATTCTGAAGGCAGTCAGCTGCACTGAGTTTGATCTAAACGGTTCACTTTAAAGGgagttaaatataaatgcaaccATCTTATTTACATAGACAAAAACATTGAACTCAATGtatcacttttttcttccacttcagaATCATGCaatcttttgtgtttgtaagtGCCCAAGGCACAGTAATGGTCTTCTTTAACAGCTCccgtctttattttatttttatttttttctgcgcCTGCAGGAGTCTCCAGAACCAGATCGATCCAGCATCTACCGCTCTCTGGTGGTGAATACCTCCAAAGAGATGATGTGCTTCAGCGATTTCCCCATGCCTGACGACTATCCCAACTACATGCACAACTCCCAGCTGCTGCAGTACTTCAGGCTCTACGCTGCGCATTTTCACCTGCTCCAACACATTCGCTTTCAGGTCCGTCCTGTTTTGTTGtggccattttttttaatatgaaaaggTAATTGATCTCTACATTAAGGCTTGCGTTTCTGCACACGTTTCAGACCACTGTGAGGAGTGTTACACAAAGGCCAGACTTCTCAGTGTCTGGTCAGTGGGACGTAGTGACCATGAACAAAAATAACGAGGAAGAAATACACATCTTTGATGCAGTTCTGATGTGTTCAGGACACTACACCCATCCGGTCTTACCCCTGTCAGATTTTCTAGGTATTAAGATTACTTCAGTAAATTTAAACTATCATAAAAGCCTTTGCCTTTGAGCTGTTTTGCCATATGTTTTTCTCCAGGACACGAAACATTCCTCGGTAGGCTTCTTCACAGCAGGGAATATAGAGACGCAGATTCCTTCAGGGGTGAAAGGGTGGTGGTTGTTGGCTTTGGGAACTCCGGAGGGGATGTTGCGGTAGAGATTAGCAGATCTGCAGAAAAGGTGAGAACAGGACAGACACAGGAGAACTGCCACGTTGTTTGAGAATCGAAGAGAGACGACAACAACATCTAATATTCTCCACCCTCTTCAGACCTTTCTCAGTGTTCGGGACGGGTTCTGGGTGATGAGCAGAATGGCCCATAGGGGCCTGCCCGTGGATATGACATTGATCTCCAGGTTCAAcatcctcctgctgcagctgctccccAAGACTTTAATCAACTGGGCAGCAGAGAGAGCACTGAACCAGAAATATGACCATGAACTCTACGGTCTGAAGCCCAGACACAGGTATCACTGTTTGAATCAACCGACTAGTTTTGACTATTGCTCAAAAACAACAGGAGCTGAATTCAACGCAGACAAATTAGCGTAGCACGCAACAAAAATTTTATACCAGGCGGACCTCTCTAAGTTCAGTGTTGAAGACCACTCTGGCACTAACGCTGCAACCGACGAGGTCAATCATTCAGAACCAGACTGCTGGGCAATGTGGGCGCTGCACCAGATTTTCCGGTCAATAGGTGAAAAGGCATCTCAAACGTCCCTCACAGTATAGTGTATAAGTTCAGCTGAAAAATAATCAAGAGAAAGGTCCAAAAAATACTTATACACAATATTAAACAAGGTCAAGCACCAGACATGAAATctaggaaagaaaaaactacagaaacaacaaaataaaaatttagagGCGCTATTGCACAGCAGCCTGcaaataaatgtcaataaacATCTCTTTTGCAATTTATTACACAGACTTCTGGACAAAAGGCCTCTGGTCAATGATGATCTTCCTGGTCGAATTCTTCAGGGAGCCCTTGTCATAAAGCCCAACATACGAGCTTTCAAGGATTCAGGAGTTACATTCGAAGACGGGACAGTTGAAGACAACATTGACTCTGTGGTCTTTTGTACAGGATATAAAGGAATCTTCCCGTTCTTGCCCTCTGCTCTGTCTGAAGGGCCACACAGTGAGCTGACGCTATACAAGTACGTCAATGCAGAGAAAGGTTCACTGTTTAAGGGGGACAGACAAGATACATCACAGAACATGATGTAAAGCGTGTGCTTTATATTATGAAAGattacttaatttatttacttttttgtcataATTCAGAAGAGTGTTTCCTCCGTCTCTTCAACAACCCACGCTGGCCGTCATGGGTTTTTTCCAAGTGAGGGGACCAATCATGCCGATTGTGGAGATGCAGGTCCGCTGGGCTGTGAAGGTGTTTTCAGGTAGACACAATATGTACACACACAGTGACTTACTAAAGTATTCATAGCCCTTTTGACACGATAAACCCACAAAcgtcaatatattttaaaataattgtgtgTGACAGACCCACAAAAGGTAATTCCtaattgtaaaattgtttttcagaattaaaaaaaattaaaatctgaaaatgtgtcatACGTTTCCTCCGCATGCATGTGTGGATTCTCCCTCCGACTTCTTTCCttcagtccaaaaaaaaaaaaaagacaatttgaaATTGTCCATTGGTATGAATATATGTGCTTTCTGGCTCTCTGTTGCTTGTGATGGACTGACAATGGACAGATTGGCAACACAGTAGACACATGTAATGGAAAACACTTGTGTGTGATAGAGAGCTAACACTGCGCTCTCCCATAACTCCCAACATGAATCATGTTAATGGTATGATGGGATACCTTTTACCCAACAGAATCATACAGACTGGTCAGAGTTAATGGGAGCTCAATACGGGGAAGAAAACCtgtggtaacactttatttgacgggttgtgaataattaaactttagctttaataacataaagctacataatttttaaagtttaatcagtaatacttttataacaaatttatgtcagatcaagatttcttggttaatgtcaagttgtcgtaacgaagacattttgaataatgtcaactttgtattaaaagtgtcatgatttaccgaatgacactttatgacaacagttataaatattcatgaagacttactcctgttcatgacaggtgttatgtcatgtttatgacagtcttattcacaacccgtcaaataaagtgttaccaaaccTGTCAGAAAGTGCAAATGACTTGAGACCGGGGCGAAGGTTCACCTTTCAACACCTCAGAGACCTCAGATACAGCCACAGCTGCAGCCGAGGGCTTTGATCAAATTCCGATCATGTTAGAATGGTGTAGTCAAAGCCCAGAGATGAATGCAACTGATAAATTCTGGCAGCACTTTTTGTGTCCCCAAATGTTTTCCACCAAATCCATTCTCAGGTTGAGTTAATTTGTAAAGAGTTCAAAACGTCTTTTATATTATTGATCTATCAAATAGAATTCCAATAAAAAATCCTtcatttaagtttgtggttttcagaAGAAATCTAAAAAGTTCAAGCGTTATGTATATCATTGCAAAACACTGTAAATTAATTTTGGGATGAAGAAGATGATACGTTTAATGTTTCAGGTTTGACTCGTCTCCCATCGACGCAGAAAATGCTTGAAGTCATTGAGACTGAAAGGAGGTTAAACTTGCCCAGGTAGCCATCATTCTCACACTCAAAGTTGATTTTTACGCCAAAATAAGTTGGCTGACATTCCTTCTTATGGTTTTTAAGCTTCCCTAACCCTCAACAAGCTGTTCTCCAAGTTGATTTCATCCAGTACTTGGATTTCATGGCCGAGGAGGTGAGTAGGTCCTAACACTCTGTTGTTTACAGCATCTAAGACACAGACAACCAAATAATAATAAGCTTTTCCTCACAGATTGGTGTTAAACCACATCTTTGGAGACTGCTCCTAACAGACCCAGTCCTCTGGGCAAAGATCTTCTTTGGTCCCTGCACTCCTTACCAGTATCGCCTCACTGGGCCTGGACAGTGGGCAGGAGCCAGACAAGCCATCCTCACACAGTGGGAGCGGGTTGCTAAGCCTTTCAGAAGCAGAGCGCTACCAGAGCCAGAGGTCCGGAGGTCTTTCCCGTGTTCTCCCTGGCTAACGGCATGTGCAGGAACTATGGTCATGGCTTTGCTTTTGTCACATAAGATTGTCCCGTTAGTCCAACGTGCCACCCAGATGCTGAGCAGGAGTAAGAGTTTTCTGGGTGATTTGTGGTTCACTGACTAACCTCAAAGACTTGAAATAATCGTCACTTAGAAGAACTGATGTAGAGTCGGCTGGATCAAAGCGACTTCACAGGGAATCAGAGGTAATCTGGACCTGAGTTgtcttgctttgtgtttctttactGAGAATATACAAATAGAGTATACTCATCTTTTCGCCAGACTCGCTCTTCATCGCCATCAGTAAAACTCGCACATTCTCAGCTCAGCTTACGTTTGCCTTTCTGCAAATCCAGTTTAACCACTTACCTTTCTTGTCCACTGTGGACCCAGAACAGTTTTCCCCTTGATAGTCttcttttcagaaataattttttcacatgCTGCCTGCTCCAGAGTCCAGTTGTGAAAACATGACAGACACTCTTAAGTCTGTTAGAATGATCAAAATCTTAATCGACTAATCCTCACTTTTGTTGGCATCATTTCAAGGATTGGTCAGGACAAAATAAGAGAGTCTTCATCAGCGCAGACAGAACAACTGCATAGTGTAGCATGAGATTAATATTACCTCAACATTTAAATTGCATTTGCATGAATACTGTAACAATGTTGCTATCTGGGCTTTCCATTTGTGATGCTGCACATTGTCTTGACGTGTCAAAGAAATCATTTACGGTCATTCTCGGCTAGAAAATTATATATGCTACGAAGAGGCAATGTTGGACAATTAATAACTTAAAGCAACAAATCTTCATAAGCAATGGAAATTTAAGACAAATATGTATCACTTTCACAAGGGtgtgattttctttgtcttgccctttcttttagtttgacataacacatgtgtcaaactcgaggcccgggggccaaatctggcccgccgtagcttttaaTGTGGCTCTTTAAATTCCAAATTGCATCAATAActtcttccagtttttcacaaatctgcaaaattgacacaaaattaagaaatctccacatttctttttctaatttactgtagattttctcaaaattggtcagACACACATTGAGTAACTGCAGCCTCACTTGATGTCACGTTATAGTCTGCAATTTATATGGAAAGTAATAAGAAGTCACATTTAACGTcatacattagcacaaacatcataattccttacaaacatttctaaattggcaccacaaaatctgcaattttgactgaaaaaaaaccactaaaacaatcacaaatCTGGGAAGAACAgcaatttattgatattttagctatttattgggttttatcaaaacattctggcgaaaccggccctttaagagcattcaggTTTTTgaatatggcccaaaatgaaaatgagtttgacataaGGCTGAGGTTTCTGGGGACGAGTGTAAATACCAACACACTTGTGGAGTCAGCTGCCACCTGACAGAAGACGGCAGAAGACACCAGAGGTCGATCCCAGGAATGGACGATGACGGAAACTCAAACTGTGGAAGGAGAGCGGACACAAGGTAAGGATGGGGGTGGGAATCTGAATATTTACATCACAAGGCTCAGGCCTGGTTACCACTTATCGTGAACAAACCATTTGACATTCATTTCAGAGTACAAGCATCTCTAAAGCGGTGGTTCTTAACTCTGGTCTTCAAAGCAatctgccctgcatgttttagatgttacCCTGCTATAATTTCAATTCGTGGCTGATTGACAAGTTTTTGCTGAACTGCAATCATCTCAGATGTCTTACATCACCTAAAACGTTCAGGGCAGGTTTGGGAAACACTGCTGTAAAACCACCTCCTAAAGGCTCCTGATTGTTCTCAGCTTGGGGTCAGATCTGTCTGTCTCCCTTTTCACACCAGAATTTAATCTGCCAGCAATTTTACTGAGTTTTCCAGCTAACCCTAAGGAAGAATTTTAAAtagcaattattattattttgcttttcaatttaaatgaaGCTTAAATTCATTTAAGCTTAAATTATCTGTAAGAGAGGCAGAAGAAACTCTTTGGATTATGAAAGTTGCAGACCTCTAGACTgtaccctctctctctctctctcgccaAACACTGTTGATTGATCTGCTTTTGTGCTTCAAGAAATGAAATCTGATCTTCAGGCAGCCCTGTCTGCATTTCTGCAAGTTGAAACACAACCAAGTGGTTAAATAGGAGGACATGCAGCTTTTCTAAACCACTTTCTCCCAGGAGAGAAAAGGTCAGGTTGGTCAACTccgttaaatatttagcttgtgtAGTAGTGGCCATTGTTTgccaaaccaaacatccaatgAAAGTCCCATCAAGCCACTATAAGGCACTTGGGTAAAATTTTTTGTACGCCGGCAAAAGAAGGTTCATTGTCCTAACTTGTTGATTGTtctggatgatttatttttcctatttcAGCAAACAATTACAGAGTTCAAACTTTCCTTTGTTCTCATGCTGCCTCTCTTgctctggttaaaaaaaaccataaGCCCCAAACCCAAATGCCTGCTGGTCCTTTACCAGGCCCCTACACTCATAGAAAGTGGGCTGACCCACCCTACTTCCTGTCTGAAGTAAGGTGGGCCTTACTTCAGACAGGCCCACTTGTCTGAAGTAAGTGGGCCTTCAGACAAGTGGGCCCACTtgtctgaattatttttcttattatataagaaaaataattaaacaaaagataaatagaataaacaattattaacctgtacatttactctgtaaataatacaaaaaatagaaatttaagaataaaactaacaaaattcaaatggataaagaaataaagaataaatagctcccacagcttatatatatatatatgtaacccatgttaatttaacaaatatgaattATAGCCTGTAGTACACTACATTGTCGATAGGTGGCAGTAAATGGTTTCAAGTAGTCTAAAACTACATTGATATGCCGCAGTATATGAACTAGAATAACCAGAAGATGAAACCGGAAGAAACGTTTTGTGGTCATTTTATTGACAAAACTCTGtgttattttcaatatttttcaagagCTAGTTTTCATCTATGGTTGATTTTTCGATTCTTGTGTAACCGGACCCGGGAGaactttgtttttgatattacatttatttgtttttttgatgcGAATCTCCGGTGAGTTCTGTGCTATAATTTTCTTTGTTAGCTATCGATTAGCCACAAGCTAATATTTTGCTGTTATGTATTAAAAGTTATATTGTGATTTCATTttacagttcaatgttgaaagggaaaaaaaaacaatcggAGATACTTGTTTATGATTAAGAATGTATGTTTTGTATGAAAATTAGCAATGCTTACGGCTAACTCTGAAAGgctattctgctaatattgcgcctttttttttcttcttggaatACTGATACTGATGAGGTATCTAGTGACAGTGAGTTATTTATTCCACTGTGCGGAATTGAAGAATGCTAGAAAAAGATATGTCAATTCAGTGAATATTatgttgtgatgttttgttgAGCTAAAAGACAAAATTGGTTGTCGcagctgtaaattattttatttacatggaGTGAAAGATAAACATTCACTGAAATGACTTAGAATGGTGTAtcacaaaatagtaaaatacatttctgctatatgcaggttgttttttttgtgttgagaGACATCGTGTGAAGAACGGCGAGCCAGGATCCAAAAGAGCAGATTGAGATTGTGTCCACTACGACGTCAAAGAATAACGTTCTTCTGTTCCACTTGATCGGTGGGATTGCACATATTAACACTACCCGGGTAGCTACCATATAACATTCAGATCtgaaaactgaattgaactgaaaaaaaagaaaggaaaaacttttGAACTCGACTGACTTGACTTAGGACTACCAAAAGGAAACATTGactattttgttctgtttcattaTTGTCAAATtgtgtaataaatgtgttttgttcaaCACATTGTTTCCCTCGCTCCTCCTGAGTTGAACCTAGTTCTGATGCGCTATTTAATTGTAAAGATTAATAGTCACCGATTCCTTTGTTACAGGTGCCTTACCAGATAAGTACAAAGtcttacatatatatatatatatatatatatatatatatatatatatatatatatatttttttttttttttttttttttttttttttttaattaaaaattgaaGTCATAAGAAGAGTAGGGATATTCTGAGTCCAAGATTAAAGGGATTAAGATGGTTGCTatataaaattacttttcaaagGGCAGCTTTACCAagagtttctttaaaatataaccATTCTAACAATTATCTTAAACTGTTACATCTGTTTTTGGGGCTGTGGGAGTTCAGTCAGTACTTCTCGCTGTGATTTTTGGTTTGTAAAGCAAAGACTGCCAGTGTTTATGTCAATGGTTTTATGCAGGAGTCTGAAATTTAACAATTCACTATGTTCCTCTAGAAATATaactattttataatttttgacAAAGAGCATGCTTCAGTGGAACTGTGATTCTACTGTGTAAGGAGAAAATTGACAGTTCAATGAAGCCACGTTTACCAAGTGGAGGATCCTGGTTAGAACTGAAAGCCACTTTAAGCTCAatggtttgtgtgaaaatgagtttattAACCTTTGAGGGAGGATATTTTCTCCAGTTGTTGTttgattctttattttaaagaggCTGAGAATCACCTGTTGGATATTAaacacttgattttatttatatagtgtcTAGCTCCAAAATGTTGTGATTAGAAAAGGCTGAACTAAAACTTTCCATGCAGTGGCTCTTTCTGATAAAGGCAACCACCCAGGGCGTTCTCATTCGAGGGCATGGGACAACGCCCCACGACCTTTGTCCTCTACCACCACCCAGGATTAACCTGTGGGGAGTGATTGACCGGAGGCGCCGGTATGGTTGTTCGCCTAGGGCACCTGACTGCCTCCGTTTCCATGTTATCAAATCACTTTCTAAGTTTTGCAACTTTAAAAGTGTGGTTAGACAATTTAATGACTGTCTGTAAACTCAGtgggttgtttaaaaaaatatagacaTCATTTCTATAAATGTAGTTGTATATTGACTGCTGGTTACTTTCTCCCTCTTGTGGTCAAAAGGAAACAAGTGGTTGTTCTCTCCCATCTATTAGCGTGttgcatgtttctttttcaacttTCATAATGTGGAtggaaacaaatacaaagatttatttttttgtgactaCATTAATTAAAGGGAGGGAGGATTAATCTCTTGTTGTCGTCATCAACAAACTCAAAGGCTGAATGTgagaaagtcttaaattaacAGGTGCACAAGACCACATTTTCACATGTctcaatattttcaaatgtatttatttgatcCAAATCTTCCTTCCAACACTGATTTGTGGTCTTTAATGACAAAACAGGACCAGCCAAGTCATTAAAGCAACTGAACCTCCTGCACAGACAAATTAAAGCTACACATCATTCAAATGAACAGAATTAAAAATCAGACCACATTCCctgacttttttctctccctGTCTTGTTTCTCCTGCAGTTTAATCTGGTCTAGCTGGTCAGGATTCCCTCTGCTGCGAGCATCGCTTCTTCCACCAGAAGGTGGCAGTGATGGGCGCCGGCCCCTGTGGTCTGAGCAGCATTAATGTAATGCTGAAGGCTGGGtgtcagaaagagaaggagcttcttaaagagacaaggCGTCAaactgcaaagtcaaatttctttgtttcGATACATACAACCActgggtgcaccgattgcagttttctggctgatggCCAATtaccaatcttttaaaaagcttaacctGCCGATTCCGATATTGGCTGATTCCAATtctattttttgtctgaaatgctgttgagttggcaacagtgaggTCACTGTTGATAATTGTAAACGTCCAGACATAAGtcggtgggccggtctgtcagtcaaacctttcttACTGGAGAGCAAatgaggacagtggttgattcttAGGCCTTTGCCAAGCtagataagatcggtggataagatcggctaCATATGTAAAAATCGGTcaatcaccgatctcccaaaattaaggaaatcggctgGCCGATAAATGGGTGCACCCCTAGATGGTAAAATGGTTAAtttattgtgcaataaaattgcactatgtgcctggaatcACATAATACCGCTCTTTTAAACTCTGCAGAGCTTTCACCCATAAGGATCCTCAGTTAACTCCATGTTGGAGACTAATTTTCAAAGTAGGAAAGCctagaaatattttctctattaTGACATCTGGTCTATCATCACATCAATACGCATCTGTGGGAAGCAGATATAGCTGCGCATTACTAATAAGTTGTTCATCTTGGTCCTGACATTACACAAAACCATGTCAGTTATGGGCAAATGCACTCTAATTCAATCAATCTCAAACACAACATTTGGTACCttctgagaaagaaaagaaggggAGACTGACAAAGAAAATAGAGCAGAAGTGGAacataaagaggaaaaacagagaaaaaagttttatctcAAAGtgtgaagacagaaaagaaagaaaaagaacacaaagagtGAAACCCCTTTTGCCATCtcacacagagaaataaaaatttgtgtAGTTACCAGGGAGGATGCTTTCATCCTGGTGTTTCTATAG contains:
- the LOC111609680 gene encoding dimethylaniline monooxygenase [N-oxide-forming] 5-like encodes the protein MMCFSDFPMPDDYPNYMHNSQLLQYFRLYAAHFHLLQHIRFQTTVRSVTQRPDFSVSGQWDVVTMNKNNEEEIHIFDAVLMCSGHYTHPVLPLSDFLGHETFLGRLLHSREYRDADSFRGERVVVVGFGNSGGDVAVEISRSAEKTFLSVRDGFWVMSRMAHRGLPVDMTLISRFNILLLQLLPKTLINWAAERALNQKYDHELYGLKPRHRLLDKRPLVNDDLPGRILQGALVIKPNIRAFKDSGVTFEDGTVEDNIDSVVFCTGYKGIFPFLPSALSEGPHSELTLYKRVFPPSLQQPTLAVMGFFQVRGPIMPIVEMQVRWAVKVFSGLTRLPSTQKMLEVIETERRLNLPSFPNPQQAVLQVDFIQYLDFMAEEIGVKPHLWRLLLTDPVLWAKIFFGPCTPYQYRLTGPGQWAGARQAILTQWERVAKPFRSRALPEPEVRRSFPCSPWLTACAGTMVMALLLSHKIVPLVQRATQMLSRSKSFLGDLWFTD